A single Crateriforma conspicua DNA region contains:
- a CDS encoding dioxygenase family protein encodes MKHSILFSRRAALRVLPVGIPALWTPGVMAEQLEITPRLTEGPFYPDKLPLDTDNDLLVINDSIDPAVGQVTHLTGKVLRRSGEPVRNAFVEIWQVDANGVYLHSGSNGAKGRDTNFQGYGRFLTDVNGRYYFRTIKPTTYPGRTPHIHFAVSMNGHRVMTSQILIEGHPQNERDGVFRTIRDVERRKLVTAKFNPIADSKLNELQARFNIVMGETPQEDDQGVMRGGIGPSDRASRRRG; translated from the coding sequence ATGAAACATTCCATTTTGTTCAGCCGGCGGGCTGCGTTGCGGGTTTTACCGGTCGGAATTCCCGCGTTGTGGACGCCGGGCGTGATGGCGGAACAATTGGAAATCACGCCTCGGCTGACCGAAGGGCCGTTCTATCCAGACAAGCTGCCGCTGGACACCGACAACGACCTGCTGGTGATCAACGATTCGATCGATCCCGCGGTCGGCCAAGTCACGCATTTGACCGGCAAGGTTTTGCGGCGCAGCGGCGAACCGGTCCGAAACGCATTTGTGGAAATCTGGCAAGTCGATGCCAACGGCGTTTATCTGCACTCCGGCAGCAACGGAGCGAAGGGACGCGACACGAATTTTCAAGGCTATGGTCGATTCCTGACGGACGTGAACGGACGCTATTACTTTCGCACGATCAAGCCGACGACTTATCCCGGTCGTACGCCCCATATCCACTTTGCGGTCAGCATGAATGGTCACCGGGTGATGACGTCCCAGATCCTGATCGAAGGGCATCCGCAAAACGAACGGGATGGCGTGTTCCGGACGATTCGTGACGTCGAAAGACGCAAGCTGGTGACCGCCAAGTTCAATCCGATCGCCGATTCGAAACTGAACGAGTTACAGGCAAGGTTCAACATCGTCATGGGCGAAACACCCCAAGAGGACGATCAGGGCGTGATGCGTGGTGGCATCGGGCCAAGCGATCGTGCGTCGCGCCGGCGTGGTTAA
- a CDS encoding shikimate kinase, whose protein sequence is MNVVLVGYRGTGKSAVANRIARRLNLRKISLDDAIVRTAGKSIPEIVETDGWPAFRDLEESVVQRFTDQDGLVIDCGGGVIERDANHARLKQAGPVIWLTASVTTIARRIGSDTQRPSLTGARSFVDEIADVLQRRNPRYQSVSDFEVCTDDATVAQVADAVVTWLVEAGHVPAS, encoded by the coding sequence GTGAACGTGGTTTTGGTCGGATACCGGGGCACGGGCAAAAGTGCCGTCGCCAACCGCATCGCACGTCGACTGAACTTGCGGAAAATCAGTTTGGACGACGCCATCGTTCGAACAGCCGGCAAGTCGATTCCCGAGATCGTCGAAACCGACGGATGGCCCGCCTTTCGTGACCTGGAAGAATCAGTCGTCCAGCGTTTCACCGACCAAGACGGACTGGTCATCGACTGTGGCGGCGGGGTGATCGAACGAGATGCCAATCACGCCCGCCTTAAGCAAGCCGGACCAGTGATCTGGCTGACCGCCTCCGTTACAACCATCGCCCGGCGAATCGGCAGTGACACCCAGCGGCCGTCTTTGACGGGCGCACGAAGCTTCGTCGATGAAATCGCCGATGTCCTTCAGCGGCGCAACCCGCGATACCAAAGCGTCAGTGATTTCGAAGTATGCACCGACGACGCGACCGTCGCACAAGTGGCCGACGCGGTCGTGACATGGCTGGTCGAAGCGGGACATGTGCCGGCTTCCTAA